A section of the Streptococcus oriscaviae genome encodes:
- a CDS encoding PBECR4 domain-containing protein, with protein sequence MATVKELRQVNIVGVAESLGMELKPDNSRYYRWKDHDSLVIDVRKNWFNWYSRDKYGDPIALVRLIREVSFKEAKQYVETGSFPTVTSLDDTHKEFSNYLSRYESKDKTLMVDYLKNERGLSEETIRFFDEKGVLAQTNYQNAQGIEPIILFKTLDATGKMIGGSLQGIVENRELYDRGRLKQIMKHSDGSSGFNVDIGTPKRLIVAEAPIDLMSYYELHKSELNDVRLVAMDGLKEGVLSRHYMEILYIRRGRVYEADRKKTPKALANLAKSSEHFKQVDNQSVITLAVDNDSAGRKFLSRLEDKGIRFVADLPPLVQGEEKSDWNEQLQRIKKEKTMPEKQMMHRQQLTEKDNNADKVLYQETRAKTSKTAEEHYFDWIERMAATVQEQLQLPSPPKLASELETVVGPFITTDLDRLFARRLSLVLDTQRVESSRILSVHQAIDQLDKQISERMQEQTAVSYQKENALEQAQGHEKSAEGTIGDFPAKQEAAPLPEANESQPLNDLSPSQTEPQPLLHFTTKDDGKSIEKRYYHPANQKDIAKLNRYAPTIQQTAQWYLDTIADSHVIYLYKDGGSISSLAVQFGRDKFMHLTGIFPYREHQTASQTLEDFANGKGDFDSILIANKGAAFDKIKVLPELEAIIQSDSFYFGDLSEVPKLKQLDMDKAIRSGDEDVVLAMRTVDGTTFPASLLKLRQTLALQLEDSMEERTILGVYRYRDSQLDQLSINQEYIKDGGEVFKPILAQVVENLVQSISSEPNMEEDMVYHNQPSFEGQMSEKTKPESVDQSSYAQPSSQNKLNELLASKDRAGLAQHLKEGIHQYLDSTQYKEFLKTMSRFPHYSYRNMMLLKAQKPDVQAVTSFKSWKEDFGRSVKKGEKSLRIFAPMVVKVKDPETGEILKDDKGNDATRTIFKLVPVFDVSQTEGKELPKPIYQLEGTHENYAKLYRSAKEYAQSKGLRFEFEANLGEANGYYSRKDQKIVIKSGMSEQQTLKTIYHELAHADLHSSKTTDKELKYSHAELQAESVAYIVSNHYGLDTGSYTFAYLASWTEDKAALTDLEAQLEIVQKEAQQLIYSLDRELEKQLEQTKEVVKPIEKLSFEERLARAEKQSHALVEQQRKEEEQSKKQEGKLPNQER encoded by the coding sequence ATGGCTACAGTAAAAGAATTAAGACAAGTCAATATTGTAGGTGTTGCAGAAAGCTTAGGAATGGAACTGAAACCAGATAATAGTCGCTATTATAGATGGAAAGACCATGATTCTCTTGTCATTGATGTCCGAAAAAATTGGTTTAATTGGTACTCACGAGATAAGTATGGCGATCCTATTGCACTCGTTCGATTGATTAGGGAAGTTTCTTTTAAAGAGGCGAAGCAGTATGTAGAGACGGGTTCTTTTCCGACGGTCACGTCACTAGACGATACCCATAAGGAATTTTCGAACTACCTGTCACGTTATGAAAGTAAGGACAAGACCCTGATGGTTGATTACTTAAAAAACGAAAGGGGTTTATCAGAGGAGACGATTCGTTTCTTTGATGAAAAAGGGGTATTAGCACAGACCAATTATCAGAACGCACAAGGCATTGAGCCAATCATCTTATTTAAAACATTAGATGCCACAGGAAAAATGATTGGTGGTTCCTTACAAGGGATCGTGGAAAACAGAGAGCTTTACGATAGAGGACGTCTCAAACAAATCATGAAGCATTCAGACGGTTCAAGTGGGTTTAATGTAGATATTGGTACACCTAAGCGTTTAATCGTGGCAGAAGCCCCAATAGACCTAATGAGCTACTACGAGCTCCATAAGAGCGAATTAAATGATGTCCGTTTAGTGGCAATGGATGGATTAAAAGAAGGAGTCCTCAGCCGACATTATATGGAGATTTTATATATCAGACGTGGGAGAGTCTATGAGGCGGATCGAAAGAAGACTCCCAAAGCCCTCGCAAATCTCGCAAAAAGCAGTGAGCATTTTAAACAAGTAGACAATCAATCAGTCATTACATTAGCGGTTGATAATGATTCTGCAGGTCGTAAGTTTCTTTCTCGTTTAGAGGATAAGGGGATTCGCTTTGTGGCAGATTTACCACCTCTAGTTCAAGGAGAAGAGAAGTCCGACTGGAATGAACAATTACAACGTATAAAAAAGGAGAAGACAATGCCGGAAAAGCAAATGATGCACAGACAACAGTTGACAGAAAAAGATAATAATGCAGATAAAGTCCTTTATCAAGAAACAAGGGCTAAGACATCAAAAACAGCAGAAGAACATTATTTCGATTGGATCGAGAGGATGGCAGCTACTGTACAGGAACAGCTACAACTTCCATCCCCTCCCAAATTAGCGTCTGAATTAGAAACTGTAGTCGGACCGTTTATCACAACCGACTTAGATCGATTATTTGCCAGACGTCTTTCCTTAGTATTAGATACTCAACGAGTTGAATCATCACGGATTTTATCTGTGCATCAAGCAATCGACCAGTTGGATAAACAAATCAGTGAGAGGATGCAAGAACAAACAGCCGTCTCCTACCAAAAAGAAAATGCCCTCGAGCAAGCTCAAGGGCATGAAAAAAGCGCTGAGGGTACAATCGGGGATTTTCCTGCTAAGCAGGAGGCAGCACCTCTACCTGAAGCGAACGAATCGCAACCTTTGAATGACTTGTCACCAAGCCAAACTGAGCCTCAGCCTTTACTTCATTTTACTACAAAGGATGATGGAAAGTCAATTGAAAAGAGGTACTATCATCCAGCCAATCAAAAAGATATTGCCAAATTGAACCGGTATGCACCAACCATCCAACAAACTGCTCAATGGTATTTGGATACCATCGCAGATTCTCATGTCATCTATTTGTATAAAGATGGGGGGAGTATCTCTAGTTTAGCTGTCCAGTTTGGCCGAGATAAGTTCATGCATCTTACAGGTATCTTTCCTTATCGTGAGCACCAAACTGCCAGCCAAACCCTCGAGGATTTTGCGAATGGGAAAGGGGATTTTGATTCCATTTTAATTGCGAATAAGGGCGCAGCCTTTGATAAAATTAAGGTTCTTCCAGAACTGGAAGCCATTATCCAATCAGACTCATTCTACTTTGGAGATTTGTCAGAAGTCCCTAAATTGAAACAGTTGGATATGGATAAGGCCATTCGGTCTGGAGATGAGGATGTGGTTCTAGCAATGCGAACAGTCGATGGCACAACCTTTCCTGCTAGTCTCTTAAAACTTCGTCAAACCTTAGCTTTACAGTTGGAAGATTCAATGGAGGAGAGGACCATTCTAGGAGTCTATCGCTACCGAGACAGTCAATTAGACCAACTATCTATCAACCAGGAATATATCAAAGATGGGGGAGAAGTCTTTAAACCAATCCTAGCTCAGGTAGTAGAAAACTTGGTTCAATCAATATCATCTGAACCAAATATGGAAGAAGATATGGTCTACCACAACCAACCATCTTTCGAGGGACAGATGTCAGAAAAAACGAAACCAGAATCCGTTGACCAATCCTCTTATGCTCAACCAAGTAGCCAAAATAAACTCAATGAGTTACTAGCTTCAAAAGATCGAGCAGGATTGGCTCAACACCTAAAAGAGGGAATTCATCAATACTTGGATTCCACACAGTACAAGGAATTTCTCAAAACCATGAGTCGCTTTCCTCACTATTCTTATCGAAATATGATGTTGTTAAAGGCACAAAAACCAGATGTGCAAGCTGTCACTTCCTTTAAGAGTTGGAAAGAAGATTTTGGAAGAAGTGTCAAAAAGGGAGAAAAGAGTCTACGTATTTTCGCTCCGATGGTTGTAAAAGTAAAAGACCCAGAGACTGGGGAAATCCTAAAAGATGACAAGGGGAACGATGCCACTCGTACTATTTTTAAACTCGTTCCGGTCTTCGATGTCTCTCAAACAGAAGGAAAGGAGCTGCCCAAACCCATCTATCAATTGGAGGGCACTCACGAAAATTATGCCAAACTCTATCGTTCTGCCAAAGAGTATGCGCAGTCAAAAGGACTACGTTTCGAGTTTGAGGCAAACCTTGGTGAAGCCAATGGCTACTATTCACGGAAGGACCAAAAAATTGTCATTAAGTCTGGCATGTCTGAACAACAGACCCTCAAAACCATCTATCATGAACTGGCTCATGCGGACCTCCATTCCTCAAAAACGACGGATAAAGAATTGAAGTATAGCCATGCAGAATTACAAGCGGAGTCTGTCGCTTACATCGTATCAAACCATTATGGTCTAGATACAGGAAGTTATACTTTCGCTTACTTAGCTTCTTGGACGGAGGATAAGGCAGCGTTAACCGACCTTGAAGCACAATTAGAAATCGTCCAAAAAGAAGCCCAACAGCTAATCTATTCGTTGGATAGAGAGCTGGAAAAACAACTGGAACAGACAAAAGAAGTCGTCAAGCCAATAGAAAAATTATCGTTTGAGGAGCGTCTCGCTCGAGCTGAAAAACAATCTCATGCACTTGTCGAGCAACAAAGAAAAGAGGAAGAACAGTCAAAAAAGCAGGAAGGCAAGCTGCCCAATCAGGAACGCTAG
- a CDS encoding relaxase/mobilization nuclease domain-containing protein, translated as MVYTKVHQIKNVERLYRSINYILDEAKTVEGSLKEDSLFPLIANGSTLCHQLASGHHVESLSHSATEMILMKKLSDQRFGREERSDLKTGKGTLAHHIIQSFSPNDRLTLEEIHEIGRQTILELTGGHYQMVMATHVDKGHIHNHIIFSSTNLTTLKKFRWQKGTKRSLENISDKYADRHGAKIIERKNELNAHSSYGAYRRQFSFKREIKSRLDFLLNHSTSISDFRAKAKAMNLDVDFSGKEATYRLLDHRQERNTREAALSKKGQYSLNSIAERVAKNKVVHSIEVIQSEYEKMVREREADFEMRLTIEDWQVKEKTASGIYVEVVYGVNNKGLIKIPLDKVDQLEDGRFELFLKKSDYFYFMNEQKSEKNRYMRGDTVMKQLAYNNGQVILNKHPYISKLDNLIKEFEFLSKHEVTAPEQFEELETKFMKQLEKTERTLSILEQRIEKLNKLSGALLAFEEGKTIGQEIFERYQVDPLKLNRGRIEKQLLETNVERQVLQDKVQSIVGNYQTYEKIRDHVHHRKEENTLSL; from the coding sequence ATGGTCTACACGAAAGTACATCAGATTAAAAATGTAGAGCGACTGTATCGATCCATTAACTATATTTTGGATGAAGCAAAAACGGTGGAAGGCTCACTAAAGGAGGATAGTCTATTCCCATTGATTGCGAATGGATCTACCTTGTGTCATCAATTGGCATCTGGTCATCACGTGGAAAGTCTAAGTCATTCAGCAACTGAAATGATATTGATGAAGAAACTTTCAGACCAACGATTCGGAAGAGAAGAACGCTCTGATTTAAAAACAGGAAAAGGTACGCTTGCTCATCATATTATCCAATCATTCAGTCCGAACGATAGACTAACGCTAGAGGAAATTCATGAGATTGGTCGTCAAACCATTTTAGAGTTGACTGGAGGTCACTATCAGATGGTGATGGCAACTCATGTAGACAAAGGCCATATCCACAACCATATCATTTTCTCATCTACCAACCTAACCACTTTAAAAAAATTCAGATGGCAAAAAGGAACAAAGAGAAGTTTAGAAAACATTTCAGATAAGTATGCAGACCGACACGGAGCTAAAATCATTGAACGAAAAAATGAATTAAATGCTCATTCTAGTTATGGTGCATATCGAAGACAGTTTAGTTTCAAACGAGAAATCAAGTCACGTTTAGATTTTCTCTTGAACCATTCCACCTCTATTTCTGACTTTAGGGCAAAAGCTAAAGCAATGAATTTGGATGTCGATTTTAGTGGCAAAGAAGCAACCTATCGTTTGCTTGATCATCGTCAAGAACGAAACACTCGTGAGGCAGCCTTGTCTAAAAAAGGGCAGTATAGTTTGAATAGTATTGCAGAGCGAGTTGCAAAAAATAAGGTTGTCCATTCTATTGAAGTGATCCAATCTGAGTATGAGAAGATGGTTCGTGAACGAGAAGCTGACTTTGAAATGCGATTAACGATTGAGGATTGGCAGGTCAAAGAGAAAACTGCATCAGGGATTTATGTAGAGGTTGTTTATGGAGTCAATAATAAAGGGCTGATAAAAATTCCTCTTGATAAAGTAGATCAATTAGAGGATGGTCGCTTTGAATTATTCTTGAAAAAATCGGACTACTTTTATTTCATGAATGAACAGAAGTCCGAAAAAAATCGCTATATGAGGGGTGATACAGTGATGAAACAGTTGGCTTATAACAATGGTCAAGTTATTCTGAACAAGCACCCTTATATTTCCAAACTCGATAACTTGATTAAGGAATTTGAGTTCTTATCCAAACACGAGGTCACAGCACCTGAACAGTTTGAAGAGTTAGAAACTAAATTTATGAAGCAGCTTGAAAAAACGGAGAGAACTCTCTCTATTTTAGAACAACGGATCGAGAAATTGAATAAGTTATCTGGTGCATTGTTAGCATTTGAAGAAGGAAAAACCATCGGTCAAGAAATATTTGAACGGTATCAAGTTGATCCTCTGAAACTCAATCGAGGACGGATAGAGAAACAGCTTTTAGAAACCAATGTGGAACGACAAGTCTTACAAGATAAGGTTCAGTCAATTGTCGGTAACTATCAAACCTACGAGAAGATACGTGACCATGTACACCACAGAAAAGAAGAAAATACGTTGAGTCTATAA
- a CDS encoding Cna B-type domain-containing protein, with translation MKKLKKGLLASLLFLVSLFGAFSLSAEAKAATRDVITEIKVTHMGTQEVLSGPGSTFSIGAWTNMKVDVKFVIPNDGSVKEGDTTTLKLPAEIRYSSAVPALDLVYEGKNFGKLVFDSVNRTATVTYSKNVETMSDIKGSFFVNVAVDHFGNVSAHKIPMTFNVDFGGSGRIINLGELDYVGVPKAAPVTFFKNGYFIDNGQTLRYTVLVNQPMVEMKDVVYYDETDISANFTKLVVRKGNWDYNASNALVMVNGVEQAITPETGVTPDGKKWFRLNIGDIPAGYGYEITYEMPLTYTAENGEPFLNTGKLTYDNGKTLVHNEREIYQQAGATIEGTVFKIELEKVNEQGEPLKGAKFEVYRDISGKKIGEIVTGEDGKGSISNLLRSNYTIKEVEAPTGYQLSSEEIKVTGGEFDSVTKTFTKTVTNKKLISIPVKKVWQDGNNQDGKRPTSVTMKLLANGQEVAGKTIELTEATQWQGSFTDLPQTDAAGQNITYTVTEVAVPGYKLIKTEGDATTGFTITNCHTPEKTKVSFVKEWDDANDQDGIRPITITVVLNANGVEVARKDVQVDQDGNWKGEFTNLDVYKAGVKIDYTVDEVVPTDYTKTITGDASTGFTIKNSHTPVEKKVVFSKINLGGQEIAGAQIQIFKGLTATGTPVAEWTSVEGQSHELNLPVGEYTFHEEAAPNGYVAVTDITFQVNYDGSVTVLDTNSNAVEYKDGKLVITDQYDTTPKKVTFSKVNLGGEEIAGAEIKIRNTQGTEVASWTSEADKSKELTLEPGEYVFHEEAAPNGYVAVTDITFKVNYDGSVTVLNANSNAVEYKDGKLVITDQYDETPKKVTFSKVNLGGEEIAGAAIQIFDEQQNKVEEWTSEAGKSKELNLKPGKYVFHEEAAPNGYVAVTDITFQVNYDGSVTVLDTNSNAVEYKNGKLVVTDQYAPTTTTTTTETTTVETTTESTTTETTTEETTTEATTTTTSEEATTSEGETTTTTESTTTEEPTTTTSEVTTTEESTTTTSEETTTTEEPTRTTSEETTTTTEEPTTTTSEATTEESTTTTTTTTEEPSVPSTTTEEPPAKPKRVLPNTGDSSTIWTTLLGLVILLVSGFGFYFHKKRA, from the coding sequence ATGAAGAAATTGAAAAAAGGCCTATTGGCTTCCCTTTTGTTCCTGGTTTCCCTCTTTGGAGCTTTTTCTTTGTCTGCAGAGGCAAAAGCTGCAACCAGAGATGTGATTACGGAAATAAAGGTAACACACATGGGAACCCAAGAGGTGTTGTCTGGGCCGGGTAGCACATTCTCAATCGGTGCTTGGACCAATATGAAGGTTGACGTGAAATTTGTCATTCCTAATGATGGTTCAGTCAAAGAAGGAGATACGACCACTCTCAAACTACCGGCTGAAATTCGCTATTCATCAGCCGTCCCTGCGCTTGATCTAGTGTATGAGGGCAAAAACTTTGGGAAATTGGTCTTTGACTCAGTTAATAGAACAGCAACGGTTACCTACTCAAAAAATGTAGAAACCATGTCTGACATCAAAGGAAGTTTCTTTGTCAACGTGGCTGTAGACCATTTTGGTAATGTATCTGCTCACAAGATCCCAATGACCTTTAATGTGGACTTTGGTGGGTCAGGTCGCATTATCAACCTTGGCGAACTGGATTATGTTGGCGTACCAAAGGCGGCCCCTGTAACCTTCTTCAAAAACGGTTACTTTATTGATAACGGACAAACGCTTCGTTACACCGTCCTTGTTAACCAGCCAATGGTAGAAATGAAAGATGTTGTTTACTATGATGAAACAGATATCTCCGCTAACTTTACCAAACTAGTTGTTCGCAAGGGTAACTGGGATTACAATGCCAGCAATGCCTTAGTTATGGTAAACGGCGTTGAACAGGCCATTACACCAGAAACCGGTGTTACTCCAGATGGTAAGAAATGGTTCCGCCTTAACATTGGCGACATTCCAGCAGGATATGGTTATGAGATTACCTATGAAATGCCATTGACCTACACCGCCGAGAATGGAGAGCCTTTCCTCAATACTGGTAAACTCACCTATGATAATGGTAAAACCTTAGTGCACAACGAGCGTGAAATTTACCAACAAGCGGGTGCAACCATTGAAGGAACTGTTTTCAAAATCGAACTGGAAAAGGTTAACGAGCAAGGCGAGCCGCTGAAAGGGGCTAAGTTTGAAGTTTATCGTGATATTTCTGGTAAAAAAATCGGTGAGATTGTAACCGGAGAAGACGGTAAAGGCAGCATCAGCAACCTGCTTCGTAGTAACTACACTATCAAAGAAGTAGAAGCACCAACTGGCTACCAATTATCATCTGAGGAAATCAAGGTAACAGGCGGCGAGTTCGACTCCGTTACCAAGACCTTCACAAAGACCGTTACAAATAAAAAGTTGATCAGCATCCCTGTTAAGAAAGTTTGGCAGGATGGCAACAACCAAGACGGTAAGCGTCCAACATCCGTCACTATGAAGCTTTTGGCAAATGGTCAAGAAGTTGCTGGTAAAACAATCGAACTGACAGAAGCAACTCAATGGCAAGGAAGTTTCACAGACCTTCCACAAACAGATGCTGCTGGTCAAAACATTACCTACACTGTCACAGAAGTAGCTGTTCCAGGTTACAAATTGATTAAGACAGAAGGCGATGCTACAACTGGCTTCACCATCACGAACTGTCATACCCCCGAAAAAACCAAAGTTTCATTCGTAAAAGAATGGGATGATGCCAATGACCAAGACGGTATTCGCCCAATTACTATCACCGTAGTTCTTAATGCAAATGGCGTCGAGGTTGCACGGAAAGATGTTCAAGTTGACCAAGATGGCAACTGGAAGGGTGAATTTACTAATTTAGACGTCTACAAAGCTGGCGTGAAAATTGACTATACTGTTGATGAAGTTGTTCCAACAGATTATACAAAAACTATCACAGGCGACGCCTCTACTGGATTTACCATCAAGAATAGCCACACCCCTGTTGAAAAGAAAGTAGTCTTCAGCAAGATTAACCTTGGTGGCCAAGAAATTGCTGGCGCTCAGATTCAAATCTTCAAGGGCCTTACAGCAACAGGTACACCAGTGGCTGAATGGACTTCGGTAGAGGGTCAGTCACACGAGTTAAATCTCCCTGTTGGAGAATACACTTTCCACGAAGAAGCGGCACCAAACGGCTATGTAGCAGTAACAGACATCACTTTCCAAGTGAATTATGACGGTAGTGTGACCGTTCTTGATACCAACAGCAATGCCGTTGAGTATAAGGATGGCAAATTGGTGATTACTGACCAATACGACACAACCCCTAAGAAAGTAACCTTCTCTAAAGTCAACCTAGGCGGTGAAGAAATCGCAGGTGCGGAAATCAAAATCCGCAATACCCAAGGTACGGAAGTAGCAAGTTGGACTTCCGAAGCAGATAAGTCTAAGGAATTAACCCTAGAGCCAGGGGAATACGTCTTCCACGAAGAAGCCGCACCAAACGGCTATGTAGCGGTAACAGATATTACCTTCAAGGTTAACTACGATGGTAGTGTAACAGTTCTCAATGCTAACAGCAACGCCGTTGAGTACAAGGATGGCAAACTGGTTATCACAGACCAATACGACGAAACACCTAAGAAAGTGACCTTCTCTAAGGTCAACCTCGGCGGTGAAGAAATCGCAGGCGCTGCTATCCAAATCTTCGACGAGCAACAGAACAAGGTTGAAGAATGGACTTCAGAAGCAGGCAAGTCTAAAGAGCTTAACCTGAAACCAGGCAAGTACGTCTTCCACGAAGAAGCGGCACCAAACGGCTATGTCGCAGTAACGGACATCACCTTCCAAGTGAACTATGATGGCAGTGTAACCGTTCTTGACACCAACAGCAACGCCGTTGAGTACAAGAATGGTAAGTTGGTGGTTACGGATCAGTATGCACCGACTACAACAACCACAACCACTGAAACAACAACTGTTGAAACCACTACAGAGTCAACGACTACCGAAACAACCACGGAAGAAACGACTACTGAAGCAACAACGACAACTACCTCCGAGGAAGCAACCACTTCTGAAGGGGAAACCACAACCACTACAGAGTCAACTACCACTGAAGAACCAACAACCACTACTTCAGAAGTGACTACAACTGAGGAGTCAACCACGACCACTTCAGAAGAAACCACAACCACTGAAGAGCCAACCAGAACTACTTCAGAAGAAACCACAACCACTACTGAAGAGCCTACAACGACCACTTCAGAAGCAACCACTGAAGAGTCAACAACAACCACGACCACAACTACGGAAGAACCATCGGTTCCTTCTACAACGACTGAAGAACCGCCGGCTAAACCGAAGAGAGTCTTGCCAAATACTGGTGATAGCTCAACAATTTGGACTACCCTTCTTGGTTTGGTAATCCTTCTAGTGTCTGGTTTTGGCTTCTACTTCCACAAGAAGAGGGCCTAA
- a CDS encoding plasmid mobilization protein, with product MNSSNFGKTSSNERESFSDAGHQRYVRQHALGAWGFPQKFEELVLSQVPVGTIGIGLKTSKIAIVYTSAMLARWKEVGLVGRKIGRKEPKKMGQETERSRPIQKLFFVNEQENKDIKARMRAVGLKNFSNYARLMALTGKVVVVNFDGLIELRKEINSIGVNINQIAKVANTDEQVSTEQVITLLNEMKRIEELLADISDKNIMKVGKYDGLHESTSD from the coding sequence ATGAACAGTTCGAATTTTGGAAAAACCAGCTCAAACGAGAGGGAGAGCTTTTCTGATGCAGGGCATCAGAGATACGTGCGCCAGCACGCACTAGGGGCTTGGGGATTTCCCCAAAAGTTTGAAGAGTTAGTCCTCTCCCAAGTGCCAGTCGGCACAATTGGGATAGGGCTAAAAACTTCAAAAATCGCAATTGTATATACAAGTGCTATGCTTGCCAGATGGAAGGAGGTCGGTCTGGTAGGTCGGAAAATAGGTAGAAAGGAACCGAAAAAAATGGGACAAGAGACAGAGCGCAGTCGTCCAATTCAAAAACTATTTTTTGTGAACGAACAAGAAAATAAAGATATAAAAGCGAGAATGAGAGCTGTTGGTTTGAAGAACTTTTCAAACTATGCACGTCTAATGGCATTAACTGGAAAAGTCGTTGTCGTCAATTTTGATGGGCTGATAGAATTGAGAAAAGAGATTAACTCAATCGGTGTCAATATCAACCAAATCGCAAAAGTAGCCAACACAGATGAACAAGTTTCAACTGAACAAGTCATAACACTCTTAAACGAAATGAAACGGATTGAGGAGTTGCTCGCAGATATAAGCGATAAAAATATCATGAAGGTAGGAAAATACGATGGTCTACACGAAAGTACATCAGATTAA
- a CDS encoding ISLre2 family transposase has product MTFNERHFVEEMDEWRKQEFLKRIREYDESIAPTMRKNGYKRVDATERTILFTFGEITFSRNRWRRGHQTRYPVDDWLGLKKYMRYSPELIFHMAKHASKLSYREVCRTVWDAYRIQVTKDAVLKATKVSERLLEEKERYRFYLEEEQAPEKIKANKIYLEGDGVMVKTTSAGDERFNTDLAHFLIHTGSKKVGRNRYILENKYEIVHANHEKAKEELLDYLYNHFEITDQTILITNSDNGKGYTKRTFQEIKKALGIKRHEHFWDEYHLNQKLKTFFKPYPETLYNLAQKAIQTHKKPLLITVLDTVESLIETEEQYETYYSFRQKMIRNFKDTKPAKLRNLSHKGVGVMESQHHKITYRMKHRGMYWSIKGACKMAKMILLERIDQLEQLFFGDWRKSYQPYQNQRFSAGRANKKIIEPPNIRRYRSGHKNGRWLTHAK; this is encoded by the coding sequence ATGACATTTAATGAACGACACTTTGTGGAAGAAATGGATGAATGGCGCAAGCAAGAGTTCTTAAAACGAATTAGGGAGTATGATGAGTCTATCGCTCCAACTATGCGAAAGAACGGCTATAAACGAGTCGATGCCACGGAACGAACTATTCTCTTTACTTTCGGAGAAATCACCTTCTCACGAAATCGCTGGCGAAGAGGACACCAAACTCGTTATCCAGTAGATGACTGGTTAGGTCTCAAGAAATACATGCGTTATTCTCCTGAACTCATCTTTCATATGGCCAAACATGCCTCAAAACTCTCCTATAGGGAAGTTTGTCGAACAGTATGGGATGCATACCGTATCCAAGTAACGAAGGATGCCGTATTGAAAGCCACTAAAGTATCCGAACGACTCTTGGAAGAAAAAGAGCGCTATCGCTTTTACCTGGAGGAAGAACAAGCACCAGAAAAAATTAAAGCAAATAAAATCTACCTAGAAGGGGATGGTGTGATGGTCAAAACAACCTCAGCTGGAGATGAACGCTTTAACACCGATTTAGCCCACTTTCTGATTCATACAGGTTCCAAGAAGGTAGGAAGGAACCGCTATATCCTCGAAAATAAATATGAGATTGTCCATGCCAATCACGAGAAAGCTAAGGAAGAGTTACTAGACTATCTCTATAATCACTTTGAGATTACAGACCAAACTATCCTTATTACCAATTCAGATAACGGGAAAGGCTATACCAAGCGCACCTTTCAAGAAATCAAAAAGGCACTGGGTATTAAACGTCATGAACATTTCTGGGATGAGTACCATCTGAATCAAAAACTGAAGACCTTCTTCAAACCCTATCCAGAAACCTTATACAATTTAGCTCAGAAAGCTATCCAAACTCACAAGAAACCTCTACTCATCACAGTACTAGATACGGTAGAATCCCTCATTGAGACAGAAGAACAGTATGAGACTTACTATAGCTTCCGACAGAAGATGATACGCAACTTTAAGGATACCAAGCCAGCTAAACTAAGAAATTTATCTCATAAGGGTGTCGGTGTGATGGAGAGCCAACATCATAAAATCACTTATCGCATGAAACATAGAGGGATGTATTGGTCGATTAAGGGAGCTTGTAAGATGGCTAAGATGATTCTTCTTGAGAGGATAGACCAACTAGAACAGTTATTCTTTGGGGATTGGCGCAAATCCTATCAACCTTACCAGAACCAGCGTTTTAGCGCAGGAAGGGCCAACAAGAAGATAATAGAACCACCTAATATCAGACGCTATCGTTCTGGTCATAAGAACGGTCGATGGCTGACGCATGCAAAGTAA